Proteins encoded in a region of the Balaenoptera ricei isolate mBalRic1 chromosome 19, mBalRic1.hap2, whole genome shotgun sequence genome:
- the RPL13A gene encoding large ribosomal subunit protein uL13 isoform X1 — protein sequence MAEGQQVLVLDGRGHLLGRLAAIVAKQVLLGRKVVVVRCEGINISGNFYRNKLKYLAFLRKRMNTNPSRGPYHFRAPSRIFWRTVRGMLPHKTKRGQAALDRLKVFDGIPPPYDKKKRMVVPAALKVVRLKPTRKFAYLGRLAHEVGWKYQAVTATLEEKRKEKAKIHYRKKKQLMRLRKQAEKNIEKKIDRFTEVLKTHGFLV from the exons ATGGCGGAGGGACAG CAGGTCCTGGTTCTCGATGGCCGAGGCCATCTCCTGGGCCGCCTGGCAGCCATCGTGGCTAAGCAGGTGCTTCTGG GTCGAAAGGTGGTGGTTGTGCGCTGTGAGGGCATCAACATTTCTGGCAATTTCTATAGAAACAAGT TGAAGTACCTGGCATTCCTCCGCAAGCGGATGAACACCAACCCCTCCCGTGGCCCCTACCACTTCCGAGCCCCCAGCCGCATCTTCTGGCGGACAGTGCGAG GCATGCTGCCCCACAAGACCAAGCGAGGCCAGGCCGCTCTGGACCGCCTCAAGGTGTTTGATGGGATCCCGCCACCCTATGACAAG AAAAAGCGGATGGTGGTTCCTGCCGCCCTCAAAGTTGTGCGTCTGAAGCCTACACGGAAG tTTGCCTACCTAGGGCGCCTGGCTCATGAGGTTGGCTGGAAGTACCAGGCAGTAACGGCTACactggaggagaagagaaaggagaaggccaAGATCCACTACCGGAAAAAGAAGCAGCTCATG AGGCTACGGAAGCAGGCCGAAAAGAACATAGAGAAGAAAATCGACCGATTCACAGAGGTCCTCAAGACCCATGGATTCTTAGTCTGA
- the RPL13A gene encoding large ribosomal subunit protein uL13 isoform X2 — protein MAEGQVLVLDGRGHLLGRLAAIVAKQVLLGRKVVVVRCEGINISGNFYRNKLKYLAFLRKRMNTNPSRGPYHFRAPSRIFWRTVRGMLPHKTKRGQAALDRLKVFDGIPPPYDKKKRMVVPAALKVVRLKPTRKFAYLGRLAHEVGWKYQAVTATLEEKRKEKAKIHYRKKKQLMRLRKQAEKNIEKKIDRFTEVLKTHGFLV, from the exons ATGGCGGAGGGACAG GTCCTGGTTCTCGATGGCCGAGGCCATCTCCTGGGCCGCCTGGCAGCCATCGTGGCTAAGCAGGTGCTTCTGG GTCGAAAGGTGGTGGTTGTGCGCTGTGAGGGCATCAACATTTCTGGCAATTTCTATAGAAACAAGT TGAAGTACCTGGCATTCCTCCGCAAGCGGATGAACACCAACCCCTCCCGTGGCCCCTACCACTTCCGAGCCCCCAGCCGCATCTTCTGGCGGACAGTGCGAG GCATGCTGCCCCACAAGACCAAGCGAGGCCAGGCCGCTCTGGACCGCCTCAAGGTGTTTGATGGGATCCCGCCACCCTATGACAAG AAAAAGCGGATGGTGGTTCCTGCCGCCCTCAAAGTTGTGCGTCTGAAGCCTACACGGAAG tTTGCCTACCTAGGGCGCCTGGCTCATGAGGTTGGCTGGAAGTACCAGGCAGTAACGGCTACactggaggagaagagaaaggagaaggccaAGATCCACTACCGGAAAAAGAAGCAGCTCATG AGGCTACGGAAGCAGGCCGAAAAGAACATAGAGAAGAAAATCGACCGATTCACAGAGGTCCTCAAGACCCATGGATTCTTAGTCTGA